The proteins below come from a single Pseudarthrobacter sp. SSS035 genomic window:
- a CDS encoding LacI family DNA-binding transcriptional regulator translates to MAASTLTEVARLAGVSPATASRVLNGSARIPGKDIADRVRQAAESLGYIPNAQAQGLAKSSSGLIGLIVHDIADPYFAAIARGVQDAAREQHKMVLLATTEGAPDSEKEAVAAFAARRADSIVIAGSRTSRTEDREGNTELAAELDRYCRNGGHVGVIGHGIVGAAAADGYHVVSVPNEELAAQLAAELAASREEDFVIVGGPEGLFTSDDRIRGFQRGLASAGLPAADVIRTDFTRAGGFEAGLALAARITASQPGTETKRLCIFAVNDVMAIGAAAALLSQGLRIPRDAAVAGFDDIETLRDFRPALSTVHLPLEEIGRQAASSAAGPSADDAGSPPISGQVILRRSTEVAHPSSAESVA, encoded by the coding sequence GTGGCTGCAAGTACCCTCACCGAGGTGGCCCGGCTGGCGGGCGTGTCGCCGGCCACCGCCTCCCGCGTGCTGAACGGCTCCGCCCGGATACCCGGCAAGGATATTGCGGACCGGGTGCGCCAGGCTGCCGAATCCCTCGGCTACATTCCCAACGCCCAGGCGCAGGGGCTGGCCAAGTCCAGCTCCGGGCTGATCGGGCTGATCGTGCATGACATTGCCGATCCGTACTTCGCAGCCATTGCCCGCGGCGTCCAGGATGCCGCGAGGGAACAGCACAAGATGGTGCTGCTGGCCACCACTGAAGGCGCTCCGGACAGTGAGAAGGAAGCCGTGGCTGCCTTCGCCGCACGCCGCGCCGATTCCATCGTGATCGCAGGATCACGGACCTCCCGCACCGAGGACCGGGAAGGCAACACCGAACTCGCTGCGGAACTGGACCGCTACTGCCGCAACGGCGGCCACGTGGGCGTGATCGGCCACGGTATTGTGGGCGCCGCGGCAGCCGACGGCTACCACGTGGTGAGTGTGCCCAATGAGGAGCTCGCCGCGCAGCTCGCAGCTGAGCTGGCCGCGTCGCGGGAAGAAGACTTCGTGATCGTCGGCGGCCCGGAAGGGCTGTTCACCTCCGACGACCGGATCCGTGGGTTCCAGCGCGGCCTTGCCAGCGCCGGCCTGCCTGCCGCGGACGTCATCCGCACGGACTTCACCCGTGCGGGCGGCTTCGAGGCCGGCCTCGCCCTGGCTGCACGGATCACAGCGTCCCAACCCGGGACCGAGACAAAACGGCTCTGCATCTTTGCCGTCAACGACGTTATGGCCATCGGGGCCGCCGCCGCACTGCTCTCCCAGGGACTGCGGATCCCGCGCGACGCCGCCGTTGCCGGTTTCGACGATATTGAGACTCTGCGCGATTTCCGGCCGGCCCTCTCCACGGTGCACCTTCCCCTGGAGGAGATCGGACGGCAGGCCGCCAGCAGCGCAGCCGGCCCGTCCGCCGACGATGCCGGATCGCCCCCGATATCCGGCCAGGTCATACTCCGGCGCAGCACCGAGGTGGCACACCCGAGCAGCGCCGAGTCGGTGGCCTGA
- the map gene encoding type I methionyl aminopeptidase, which produces MSMIKTPEQIALMREAGRVVANTLAAVREAAGVGVTLRDLDALAAETIATAGATPAFLDYHPRWAAVPFPGVICTSVNDAVVHGIPDDYKLQDGDLLSVDCGAFLEGWCGDAAVSFIVGTPDPVDQALIDATDAALSRGIEAARIGNKMGDLAYAIGGAARRAGYGLLADHGGHGIGRTMHAEPPVPNDGRPGRGIKLTDGLVMAIEPMLILGRKDDYYQDDDGWTLRSANGRRAAHSEHTVAITADGPLILTLP; this is translated from the coding sequence ATGTCCATGATCAAGACTCCCGAGCAGATTGCCCTCATGCGCGAAGCCGGCCGGGTGGTGGCCAATACGCTGGCGGCGGTGCGTGAGGCCGCCGGAGTGGGTGTCACCCTGCGTGACCTCGATGCGCTGGCCGCCGAGACGATTGCCACGGCGGGAGCCACACCGGCCTTCCTGGACTACCACCCGCGCTGGGCCGCAGTTCCGTTTCCTGGCGTGATCTGCACAAGTGTGAACGACGCCGTGGTCCACGGAATCCCCGACGACTACAAACTCCAGGACGGTGACCTGCTCAGCGTGGATTGCGGGGCATTCCTGGAGGGCTGGTGCGGCGATGCGGCCGTCAGTTTCATTGTGGGAACACCCGATCCTGTGGACCAGGCCCTCATTGATGCCACGGATGCCGCCTTATCCCGCGGGATCGAGGCAGCCCGGATCGGCAACAAAATGGGCGATCTTGCCTACGCGATCGGCGGCGCCGCGCGGCGGGCGGGCTACGGTCTGCTGGCTGACCACGGCGGCCACGGGATCGGCCGCACCATGCACGCCGAACCGCCGGTGCCCAACGACGGCAGGCCGGGGCGCGGGATCAAGCTCACCGACGGGCTGGTCATGGCCATCGAGCCCATGCTGATCCTGGGCCGCAAGGACGACTACTATCAGGACGACGACGGATGGACGCTGCGTTCCGCCAACGGCCGCCGGGCCGCCCACAGCGAACACACAGTGGCCATCACTGCCGATGGCCCGCTGATCCTTACGCTCCCTTAG
- a CDS encoding GNAT family N-acetyltransferase, producing the protein MTDGPATGLTTAAAEWNGVERLFGRPGEPSRCWCRFFALTGPEYSALDPAARKAQLKEKFDGGSPAPGVLAFVDGQPVGWCAVEPRTCYPRVLRSRVLRQAEESAPPDSETAPPDAADSVWSVTCFVVAAGHRRSGVAAALLRAAVEHARLNGADVVEGYPVDREQRPKAGPADFYHGTLNLFLRAGFTVASSGVPGRAVVRLSLTGPKGA; encoded by the coding sequence ATGACGGACGGGCCCGCAACCGGCCTGACGACGGCCGCGGCGGAGTGGAACGGGGTCGAGCGGCTGTTCGGCCGACCCGGTGAGCCGTCCCGCTGCTGGTGCCGGTTCTTTGCCCTCACGGGTCCGGAGTACTCGGCGCTGGATCCGGCCGCCCGCAAGGCACAGTTGAAGGAAAAGTTCGACGGCGGCTCCCCCGCCCCCGGCGTCCTCGCCTTCGTCGACGGTCAGCCCGTGGGCTGGTGCGCCGTGGAGCCACGGACCTGTTATCCACGTGTGCTTCGCTCCCGCGTGCTTCGGCAAGCGGAGGAATCAGCGCCGCCCGATTCCGAAACAGCACCACCGGATGCGGCCGACAGCGTGTGGTCAGTGACCTGCTTCGTGGTCGCCGCCGGCCACCGCCGGAGCGGTGTGGCAGCCGCGCTGCTGCGCGCCGCCGTCGAGCATGCCCGGCTCAATGGTGCCGACGTTGTGGAAGGCTACCCGGTGGACCGCGAGCAGCGGCCCAAAGCGGGACCCGCAGACTTTTACCACGGCACGCTGAACCTCTTCCTGCGCGCCGGGTTCACCGTGGCCAGCAGCGGCGTCCCAGGGCGGGCCGTGGTGCGCCTGAGCCTCACAGGACCTAAGGGAGCGTAA
- a CDS encoding dihydrodipicolinate synthase family protein, whose translation MTSLILPTHDGGTREYRLQGGVSWARPTAPLTSRRAYAAAHVIPEVLADNTPGAPASLDWDATLAYRHELWSYGLGVADAMDTAQRGMGLDWAATQQLIKRTGVEAASVVTAGGPATAGKTVRDLVSCGAGTDQLELATLPTGTAGLAAVLDAYREQIAVVSEAGPKIILMASRALARVANGPDDYLHVYSTLLQEVDQPVILHWLGTMFDPALAGYWGSDDVAAATETFLSLIREHADKVDGVKVSLLDAAHEVALRAALPEGVRLYTGDDFNYPELIDGDGSHHSDALLGIFAAIYPAASVALQNYDAGKAEEARAILDSTRELGKHIFSAPTFYYKTGIAFMSWLNGKQPGFQMVGGLHSGRSVCHLAKTFELADQAGLLKDPALAAFRMSDYLRINGVGV comes from the coding sequence ATGACTTCCCTGATCCTTCCCACCCACGACGGCGGCACCCGCGAGTACCGCCTCCAGGGCGGCGTGTCGTGGGCACGCCCCACCGCCCCGCTCACGTCGCGCCGCGCGTACGCGGCCGCGCACGTCATTCCCGAGGTCCTGGCGGACAACACGCCAGGTGCCCCGGCCAGCCTCGACTGGGACGCCACCCTGGCGTACCGGCACGAACTCTGGTCCTACGGCCTGGGTGTTGCGGATGCCATGGACACCGCCCAGCGCGGCATGGGCCTGGACTGGGCCGCAACCCAGCAGCTCATCAAGCGCACCGGTGTGGAGGCCGCTTCGGTGGTCACCGCCGGTGGCCCCGCTACCGCCGGCAAGACCGTCCGCGACCTGGTCTCGTGCGGTGCCGGCACCGACCAGCTGGAGCTCGCCACACTGCCCACCGGCACGGCAGGTCTTGCCGCCGTCCTGGACGCCTACCGCGAGCAGATCGCCGTCGTCAGTGAAGCCGGACCCAAGATCATCCTGATGGCTTCCCGAGCGCTGGCCCGCGTGGCCAACGGCCCGGACGACTACCTGCACGTCTATTCGACGCTGCTGCAGGAAGTGGACCAGCCCGTCATCCTGCACTGGCTCGGGACCATGTTCGATCCCGCGCTGGCCGGATACTGGGGTTCGGACGACGTCGCTGCCGCGACAGAGACGTTCCTGTCGCTGATCCGCGAGCACGCGGACAAGGTGGACGGCGTGAAGGTGTCCCTGCTGGACGCTGCGCATGAGGTTGCCCTGCGCGCCGCCCTTCCGGAAGGCGTCCGCCTCTACACCGGCGACGACTTCAACTACCCGGAACTGATCGACGGCGACGGCAGCCACCACTCGGACGCGCTGCTGGGCATCTTCGCTGCGATCTACCCGGCGGCTTCGGTTGCGCTGCAGAACTACGACGCCGGCAAGGCTGAGGAGGCGCGCGCCATCCTGGATTCCACGCGCGAGCTGGGCAAGCACATCTTCAGCGCCCCCACGTTCTACTACAAGACCGGGATCGCCTTTATGTCCTGGCTTAACGGCAAGCAGCCCGGGTTCCAGATGGTGGGCGGCCTGCATTCGGGCCGCTCCGTCTGCCACCTGGCCAAGACCTTCGAACTTGCCGACCAGGCAGGGCTGCTGAAGGACCCGGCGCTCGCCGCGTTCCGGATGTCCGACTACCTGCGCATCAACGGAGTGGGAGTATGA
- a CDS encoding sugar phosphate isomerase/epimerase — protein sequence MTSNSEPSPFSRLSLNSATTKKLTLAEVVDGCVRAGIPAIAPWRDRVEEAGLDKAAKLIKDAGLRVSSLCRGGFLTAADAEGQAAALADNRAAVLEAAALDTRELFLVVGGLAPGEKDVVAARQRVADRLADLVRFATENGIRLVLEPLHPMYAADRAVISTLGQALDLAAPFNAHAVGVAVDTFHVWWDPDLKAQIERAGREGRIASYQVCDFNMPIAADPLLSRGFMGDGVIDFATISTWVRDAGYTGDIEVEIFNQEIWDADGDAVMETVKARYAELVLPYT from the coding sequence ATGACATCCAATTCAGAACCGTCCCCTTTTTCACGGCTTTCCCTGAACAGCGCCACCACCAAGAAGCTGACGCTTGCCGAAGTTGTTGATGGCTGTGTCCGCGCCGGAATCCCCGCGATCGCCCCGTGGCGCGACAGGGTTGAAGAAGCGGGGCTGGACAAGGCCGCGAAGCTGATCAAGGACGCGGGCCTCCGGGTCTCCTCCCTGTGCCGCGGCGGCTTCCTGACAGCGGCCGACGCCGAGGGCCAGGCCGCCGCCCTGGCGGACAACCGCGCGGCCGTCCTCGAAGCCGCTGCGCTGGACACCAGGGAACTCTTCCTGGTGGTCGGCGGCCTGGCGCCGGGGGAGAAGGATGTGGTGGCAGCCCGCCAGCGCGTTGCCGACCGCCTCGCCGATCTTGTCCGGTTCGCCACCGAGAACGGCATCCGGCTGGTGCTCGAACCCCTGCACCCCATGTACGCAGCGGACCGTGCCGTCATCTCGACCCTGGGCCAGGCCTTGGATCTTGCAGCCCCGTTTAATGCGCACGCGGTGGGCGTCGCCGTCGACACCTTCCACGTCTGGTGGGACCCGGACCTGAAGGCCCAGATTGAACGTGCCGGCAGGGAAGGGCGCATCGCATCCTACCAGGTGTGTGACTTCAACATGCCCATAGCGGCCGATCCGCTGCTGTCCCGGGGTTTTATGGGCGACGGCGTGATCGACTTCGCCACCATCAGCACCTGGGTCAGGGACGCCGGGTACACCGGGGACATCGAGGTTGAAATCTTCAACCAGGAGATCTGGGACGCCGACGGAGATGCTGTCATGGAGACCGTCAAGGCGCGCTACGCGGAACTCGTCCTGCCATACACCTGA
- a CDS encoding Gfo/Idh/MocA family protein, with amino-acid sequence MGFETKTIRIAMNGITGRMGYRQHLLRSILPIRDAGGFTLEDGTKVQVEPILVGRNEAKIRELAELHKVAEWTTDLDSVINDPSVDIIFDASMTSLRAATLKKAMLAGKHIFTEKPTAESLEEAIELARIGKEAGVTAGVVHDKLYLPGLVKLRRLVDEGFFGRILSIRGEFGYWVFEGDVQAAQRPSWNYRKEDGGGMTTDMFCHWNYVLEGIIGKVKSVNAKTATHVPARWDEAGKEYRATADDASYGIFELETPAGEPVIGQINSSWAVRVYRDELVEFQIDGTHGSAVAGLNKCVAQQRAHTPKPVWNPDLPVTESFRSQWQEVPANAELDNGFKLQWEEFLRDVVAGREHRFGLLSAARGVQLAELGLQSNDERRTIDIPEITL; translated from the coding sequence ATGGGCTTCGAAACAAAGACGATCCGTATCGCCATGAACGGCATCACCGGCCGGATGGGCTACCGCCAGCACCTGCTGCGTTCCATCCTTCCCATCCGCGACGCCGGGGGCTTCACGCTGGAGGACGGTACCAAGGTCCAGGTGGAGCCGATCCTGGTCGGCCGCAATGAAGCCAAGATCCGCGAGCTGGCAGAACTGCACAAGGTGGCCGAATGGACCACGGACCTGGATTCCGTGATCAATGATCCTTCGGTGGACATCATCTTTGATGCGTCCATGACGAGCCTCCGCGCCGCCACGCTGAAGAAGGCCATGCTGGCTGGCAAGCACATCTTCACCGAGAAGCCCACGGCGGAATCCCTGGAAGAAGCCATCGAGCTGGCCCGCATCGGCAAGGAAGCCGGCGTCACCGCCGGCGTTGTGCACGACAAGCTGTACCTCCCCGGCCTGGTCAAGCTCCGCCGTCTGGTGGACGAAGGCTTCTTCGGCCGCATCCTCTCCATCCGCGGCGAATTCGGCTACTGGGTCTTCGAAGGCGACGTCCAGGCAGCGCAACGACCGTCCTGGAACTACCGCAAGGAAGACGGCGGCGGCATGACCACGGACATGTTCTGCCACTGGAACTACGTCCTGGAAGGCATCATCGGCAAGGTCAAGAGCGTCAACGCCAAGACCGCCACCCACGTCCCGGCCCGCTGGGACGAGGCAGGCAAGGAGTACAGGGCCACCGCCGACGACGCCTCCTACGGCATCTTCGAACTCGAAACGCCGGCAGGCGAGCCGGTCATCGGCCAGATCAACTCCTCCTGGGCTGTCCGCGTCTACCGCGACGAGCTTGTGGAATTCCAGATCGACGGCACGCATGGTTCCGCCGTTGCCGGCCTGAACAAGTGCGTAGCCCAGCAGCGTGCCCACACCCCCAAGCCCGTCTGGAACCCGGACCTGCCCGTCACGGAATCCTTCCGCAGCCAGTGGCAGGAAGTTCCCGCCAACGCCGAGCTGGACAACGGCTTCAAGCTGCAGTGGGAAGAGTTCCTGCGCGACGTGGTGGCCGGCCGCGAGCACCGCTTCGGCCTGCTGTCCGCCGCCCGCGGCGTCCAGCTCGCCGAGCTTGGCCTGCAGTCCAACGACGAACGCCGCACCATCGACATCCCGGAGATCACGCTCTGA
- a CDS encoding DNA alkylation repair protein, with protein sequence MPPNDESLDTDAPVTETPNRELLDAVRAALRERTDPVRATGAQAYMKSTLPSLGVRVPEVRRLALAAASVHPVTSAGQLRATVLELWRGSTVREERYAAIDLTSLRLVARDQLMLPVYEEIIRTGAWWDFVDGVSHRIGGLLQAHRPMMTELLLAWSTDQDFWIRRSAITSQLKAKASTDQDLLRAVIEPNLADPEFFIRKAIGWALREYAKTDPEWVHDFVVEKGTRLSPLSRKEALRHLEQGTTAGITGAG encoded by the coding sequence ATGCCGCCGAATGACGAATCGCTGGACACGGACGCACCGGTCACGGAGACTCCGAACCGCGAGTTGTTGGATGCCGTGCGCGCGGCGCTGCGGGAGCGGACGGACCCGGTGCGGGCCACTGGCGCGCAGGCGTATATGAAGTCCACTCTGCCGTCACTGGGCGTCAGAGTCCCGGAAGTCAGGCGGCTGGCGCTGGCCGCTGCTTCCGTCCATCCCGTTACGTCGGCGGGCCAGTTGCGGGCCACGGTGCTGGAACTCTGGCGCGGCTCCACTGTACGCGAGGAACGCTATGCGGCCATTGACCTGACAAGCCTCCGGTTGGTGGCCCGTGACCAGCTGATGCTCCCTGTCTATGAGGAGATCATCCGCACCGGCGCGTGGTGGGATTTCGTGGATGGGGTGTCGCATCGTATCGGCGGGCTTCTTCAGGCCCACCGGCCCATGATGACCGAACTCCTGCTGGCCTGGAGCACGGACCAGGACTTCTGGATCCGGCGGTCGGCCATCACCTCGCAGTTGAAGGCCAAGGCCAGCACGGACCAGGACCTGCTGCGGGCTGTCATTGAGCCGAATCTGGCGGACCCGGAGTTTTTCATCCGGAAGGCCATTGGCTGGGCGCTTCGTGAATACGCCAAAACGGACCCGGAGTGGGTACACGATTTCGTGGTGGAAAAGGGCACGCGGTTGAGTCCGCTGTCCCGGAAGGAAGCCTTGCGGCATCTGGAACAGGGCACGACGGCGGGAATCACCGGCGCCGGATAA
- the mptB gene encoding polyprenol phosphomannose-dependent alpha 1,6 mannosyltransferase MptB, translating to MTAPVPATGEMAASVIPEPAAAEVDNARSPILAGLVGSVLMVFGSLGVGWLAPVSELRRVPIFIWMRTEAIGVALAIVLVAVGGMLLVRSWLRLGQRVRVWGPAARKATLQAIAAWGLPLMFTVPLFSRDVYAYIGQGRLMVEGFNPYENGISALSNYFQLGADKQWTEAPVPYGQLFLWIEQFVVWSTNVQPEASVMLFRLVALFGVVLCVIYVPKLAELHGVNPHRALWLTAANPLFLTNFIASVHNDALMIGLALAGLYYAATRRVVLGIVLVTLSIAVKPITIVFLPFIGLIWAGKNAGWPRKFLFWGLTGGLSLAILYGLSLVNGFGFGWINGLSAPGSLFIWYAPVGLVGLMVASVSNAFGLDGWTLADWVFDAGKLLAVGIVAFQIFRGEHERLIRRLTLGFAAIVVLAPMIQAWYVVWLIPLFAVTGIRNDWQVKALYFIVSFFMIYAISDQLEVFPYLQTEDLGLALVLARFAAAITGLLFAMYLIFMDPDTKRLFRKPAEPVTERPVI from the coding sequence ATGACGGCGCCTGTGCCTGCAACGGGGGAGATGGCGGCCAGCGTGATCCCCGAGCCCGCTGCGGCAGAAGTGGATAACGCCAGGTCCCCCATCCTTGCCGGTCTTGTCGGCTCGGTCCTGATGGTGTTCGGATCCCTCGGCGTCGGCTGGCTGGCCCCCGTTTCCGAACTCCGCCGCGTACCGATCTTTATCTGGATGCGGACGGAGGCCATCGGCGTTGCCCTGGCCATCGTGCTGGTTGCGGTAGGCGGCATGCTCCTGGTCCGCTCCTGGCTGAGGCTCGGCCAGCGGGTCCGCGTATGGGGGCCGGCGGCGCGAAAGGCAACGCTGCAGGCCATCGCAGCATGGGGCCTGCCGTTGATGTTCACCGTCCCGCTCTTCAGCCGCGACGTGTACGCCTACATTGGTCAGGGCAGGCTGATGGTGGAGGGGTTCAACCCCTACGAGAACGGCATTTCGGCGTTGTCCAACTATTTCCAGCTTGGCGCCGACAAACAGTGGACTGAAGCTCCCGTGCCGTACGGCCAGCTGTTTCTGTGGATCGAGCAGTTTGTGGTCTGGTCCACCAACGTCCAGCCCGAGGCCAGCGTGATGCTTTTCAGGCTCGTGGCGCTGTTTGGTGTGGTCCTCTGTGTCATCTACGTGCCCAAGCTGGCCGAGCTTCACGGCGTCAATCCGCACCGCGCCTTGTGGCTCACCGCGGCCAACCCCCTGTTCCTCACCAACTTCATCGCCAGCGTCCACAACGATGCCCTCATGATCGGGTTGGCCCTTGCCGGGCTGTACTACGCGGCCACCAGGCGCGTGGTGCTGGGCATAGTCCTCGTGACCCTTTCCATCGCCGTCAAGCCCATCACCATCGTTTTCCTGCCGTTCATCGGCCTGATCTGGGCAGGCAAGAACGCCGGCTGGCCGCGGAAATTCCTGTTCTGGGGACTGACCGGAGGGCTGAGCCTGGCCATTCTGTACGGCCTGAGCCTCGTCAACGGGTTCGGCTTCGGCTGGATCAATGGGCTGTCCGCCCCTGGCAGCCTCTTCATTTGGTACGCGCCGGTGGGCTTGGTGGGGCTGATGGTCGCTTCCGTGTCGAACGCCTTCGGCCTCGACGGGTGGACGCTCGCCGACTGGGTGTTCGACGCCGGCAAACTACTTGCCGTAGGCATCGTCGCCTTCCAGATCTTCAGGGGTGAGCATGAGCGGCTGATCCGCCGCCTCACCTTGGGCTTTGCGGCCATCGTGGTGCTGGCGCCGATGATCCAGGCCTGGTACGTGGTGTGGCTCATCCCGCTGTTCGCGGTGACAGGCATCCGCAATGACTGGCAGGTCAAGGCCCTGTATTTCATCGTGTCGTTCTTCATGATCTACGCCATTTCTGACCAGCTGGAGGTATTTCCCTACCTCCAGACCGAGGACCTCGGACTTGCCCTGGTCCTGGCCCGCTTCGCGGCGGCGATTACCGGCCTGCTTTTTGCCATGTACCTGATCTTCATGGATCCGGACACCAAAAGGCTTTTCCGGAAGCCGGCCGAACCGGTGACCGAACGCCCCGTTATCTAG
- a CDS encoding helix-turn-helix domain-containing protein, producing MKVPPMLTVAELAARLNVSPDTVRRMCNSGQWPHSRIGRLYRFTEEHYQAIIATPESPEMMPRSQRDNIARLLRMIS from the coding sequence ATGAAAGTTCCTCCCATGCTGACGGTCGCGGAGCTAGCTGCGCGCTTGAACGTGTCCCCTGACACGGTCCGTCGCATGTGCAACTCTGGCCAGTGGCCGCACAGCAGGATCGGCCGGCTCTATCGCTTCACCGAAGAGCACTACCAAGCCATCATTGCCACGCCGGAGTCGCCGGAGATGATGCCACGGTCTCAGAGAGACAACATAGCTCGGCTCCTTCGAATGATCAGTTAG